One window of the Pseudarthrobacter sp. ATCC 49987 genome contains the following:
- the murG gene encoding undecaprenyldiphospho-muramoylpentapeptide beta-N-acetylglucosaminyltransferase — protein sequence MNIESSLSVVLAGGGTAGHISPLLAIANALREARPGVRLLAVGTPGGMEARLVPAAGLDLATISRVPFPRRPSLDLLRLPGRLAGAVKQAGVILDGANADVLVGVGGYVCTPLYLAARRRKIPIVIHEANTRPGLANRVGARLGGHVAVAFAATRLGASRHVGMPMRREISGLDRTAARPAARAALGLDPDRPALIVTGGSSGAQSINRTIAASLGLLSEAGIQTLHITGRGKAVHDAGGKPLAAPGYQQREYVDGMETAYAAADLLLARSGAATVCEVAAVGLPAVFVPLPIGNGEQALNAAGLVEAGGALLVEDSTFSPGWVREHIIPLLQDPDRLARMAASAEKLGIRDADRRMADLVLEAAQQEAVAK from the coding sequence ATGAACATTGAGTCGTCTTTGTCCGTCGTCCTTGCCGGCGGCGGAACAGCCGGGCACATCAGCCCGCTCCTGGCCATCGCGAACGCACTCCGCGAGGCCCGTCCCGGCGTGCGGCTCCTCGCTGTGGGAACACCGGGCGGGATGGAAGCCCGGCTGGTCCCGGCCGCGGGGCTGGACCTCGCCACTATCAGCCGGGTGCCCTTCCCCCGCCGGCCGTCGCTGGACCTGCTGCGGCTGCCCGGCCGGCTGGCCGGCGCCGTGAAACAGGCCGGCGTCATCCTCGACGGGGCCAACGCCGACGTCCTGGTCGGCGTCGGCGGCTATGTCTGCACCCCGCTGTACCTCGCCGCACGGCGCCGGAAGATCCCCATCGTCATCCACGAGGCGAACACCCGCCCGGGGCTCGCGAACCGCGTGGGCGCACGCCTGGGCGGACACGTCGCCGTGGCCTTCGCAGCAACACGCCTGGGCGCCTCCCGGCACGTTGGCATGCCGATGCGCAGGGAAATCTCCGGCCTTGACCGGACCGCCGCCCGGCCCGCGGCCCGGGCAGCCCTCGGCCTGGACCCGGACCGTCCGGCCCTGATTGTCACCGGCGGCTCCTCGGGCGCCCAGAGCATCAACCGCACCATCGCCGCATCGCTCGGACTTCTCTCGGAGGCCGGCATCCAGACCCTGCACATCACCGGACGCGGCAAGGCCGTCCACGATGCCGGCGGCAAGCCGCTCGCGGCCCCCGGCTACCAGCAGCGTGAATACGTGGACGGAATGGAAACGGCGTACGCCGCCGCCGACCTGCTGCTGGCCCGCTCCGGCGCCGCGACCGTCTGCGAGGTCGCCGCCGTCGGCCTTCCCGCCGTCTTCGTTCCGCTGCCCATCGGCAACGGCGAGCAGGCACTCAACGCCGCCGGACTCGTGGAGGCAGGAGGCGCCCTGCTCGTGGAGGACAGCACGTTTTCCCCCGGCTGGGTCCGCGAACACATTATCCCGCTGCTCCAGGACCCCGACCGGCTCGCCCGGATGGCGGCCAGCGCCGAAAAGCTCGGCATCCGGGACGCCGACCGGCGCATGGCCGATCTCGTCCTTGAAGCAGCACAGCAGGAAGCAGTAGCGAAATGA
- the ftsW gene encoding putative lipid II flippase FtsW: MVSTPTRTPAAAPAAPTQPAATAPRVRLHTGPLAAGRKIRGWYQGFWSALEGTGKSRNGSTYYLILGSTLALTAIGILMVLSASSVEAIAAGESPYTAALKQGMFAGIGLFGMFLLSRVNVVWLKRGAWIAIIVAFVLLGLVLLVGRSALGNQNWIDVGPFTFQPSEAAKLALALWMATVLDRKAKLLSQTKHVLVPVVLPGAAGVIGLILMGNDLGTAMIVMMITAAALFFAGVRLYLFGIAGVILAAGTIILAITSPNRVCRILSWTGQTCADGSDLNYQSTNGLYGLASGGWFGVGLGQSRQKYSWIPEAHNDFIFAIIGEELGLVGTLVVLVLFAILGTAIYRVVVAQKNMFHRVLAGTIMVWLLGQATVNMAVVTGLAPVVGIPLPFISYGGSALLMSLCAIGVVLSLARAQMAPGLQPDRLFRFGPAGLAASLRKRIAARGAAATTRRPGKDPAAKAAGTGNPAGKLTAGPAATRTPATRTPATRTPAPSNPARKRK, from the coding sequence ATGGTCAGCACGCCCACACGTACCCCCGCGGCCGCACCGGCCGCACCAACGCAACCCGCCGCGACGGCGCCGCGTGTCCGGCTGCACACCGGCCCGCTTGCCGCCGGCCGGAAGATCCGGGGCTGGTACCAGGGATTCTGGTCCGCCCTGGAAGGAACGGGGAAGTCCCGCAACGGCTCCACCTACTACCTGATCCTGGGGTCCACCCTCGCGCTCACGGCGATCGGCATCCTGATGGTGCTGTCCGCTTCCAGCGTCGAGGCAATCGCGGCAGGCGAATCGCCCTACACGGCCGCCCTCAAACAGGGGATGTTCGCCGGGATCGGCCTGTTCGGCATGTTCCTGCTCTCGCGGGTCAACGTCGTGTGGCTCAAGCGCGGCGCCTGGATCGCCATCATTGTGGCGTTCGTGCTGCTGGGGCTCGTGCTGCTCGTCGGCCGCAGCGCCCTCGGCAACCAGAACTGGATCGACGTCGGGCCCTTCACCTTCCAGCCCTCCGAGGCGGCCAAACTGGCGCTTGCCCTGTGGATGGCCACGGTGCTGGACCGTAAAGCCAAGCTGTTGTCCCAGACGAAGCACGTCCTCGTCCCTGTCGTCCTCCCGGGAGCCGCCGGAGTGATCGGACTCATCCTCATGGGCAACGACCTCGGCACCGCCATGATCGTCATGATGATCACAGCGGCCGCCCTGTTCTTCGCCGGAGTGCGGCTCTACCTGTTCGGCATTGCCGGCGTCATCCTCGCCGCGGGCACCATCATCCTGGCCATCACCAGCCCCAACCGCGTGTGCCGCATCCTGTCCTGGACCGGTCAGACCTGCGCCGACGGCTCCGACCTGAACTACCAGTCCACCAACGGCCTGTACGGGCTCGCCTCGGGCGGCTGGTTCGGGGTGGGGCTGGGCCAAAGCCGGCAGAAGTACAGCTGGATCCCGGAAGCCCACAATGACTTCATCTTCGCCATCATCGGCGAGGAGCTCGGGCTCGTCGGGACCCTCGTGGTGCTGGTCCTGTTCGCCATCCTCGGCACCGCCATCTACCGCGTCGTGGTGGCCCAGAAGAACATGTTCCACCGCGTCCTGGCGGGCACCATCATGGTCTGGCTGCTCGGCCAGGCGACGGTCAACATGGCCGTGGTCACCGGGCTGGCCCCCGTCGTGGGAATCCCGCTCCCGTTCATTTCCTACGGCGGCTCGGCCCTGCTGATGTCGCTGTGCGCGATCGGCGTAGTCTTGTCCCTGGCCCGGGCGCAGATGGCGCCCGGACTCCAGCCGGACCGGCTGTTCAGGTTCGGCCCCGCCGGACTGGCGGCGTCCCTGCGGAAGCGGATCGCGGCGCGCGGCGCGGCCGCCACCACAAGGAGGCCCGGGAAGGATCCCGCGGCCAAGGCGGCCGGCACCGGCAATCCCGCCGGCAAGCTCACTGCCGGGCCCGCAGCCACCCGCACGCCGGCCACCCGAACGCCGGCCACCCGGACCCCCGCCCCCAGCAATCCTGCACGAAAGCGTAAATAG
- the ftsZ gene encoding cell division protein FtsZ → MAAPQNYLAVIKVVGIGGGGVNAVNRMIEVGLRGVEFIAVNTDAQALLMSDADVKLDIGRELTRGLGAGANPEVGRQAAEDHAEEIEEVIRGADMVFVTAGEGGGTGTGGAPVVARIARSLGALTIGVVTRPFTFEGRRRAGSAEAGIDALRDEVDTLIVIPNDRLLSISDRNVSVLDAFRSADQVLLSGVQGITDLITTPGLINLDFADVKSVMQGAGSALMGIGSARGEDRAVKAAELAIASPLLEASIDGAHGVLLSIQGGSDLGLFEINEAARLVQEVAHPEANIIFGAVIDDALGDEARVTVIAAGFDDVKATSPSMDQSLPQSAPQRPAAPAAAPAPVQAPSSAHVQPLHATVGASGYGGWGQQRPSAVPADSGFDVDLPSVVEPDLSGRHSDDLDVPDFLK, encoded by the coding sequence GTGGCAGCTCCGCAGAATTACTTGGCCGTCATCAAGGTCGTCGGCATCGGCGGCGGTGGCGTGAACGCAGTCAACCGCATGATCGAGGTCGGTCTTCGCGGCGTCGAATTCATCGCGGTCAACACCGATGCGCAGGCATTGTTGATGAGCGATGCAGACGTCAAGCTCGACATCGGGCGTGAGCTGACGCGCGGCCTGGGAGCCGGTGCGAACCCCGAGGTCGGCCGGCAGGCCGCCGAGGACCATGCCGAGGAAATCGAAGAGGTCATCCGCGGCGCTGACATGGTCTTCGTCACCGCCGGCGAAGGCGGCGGCACCGGCACCGGCGGCGCGCCCGTCGTGGCCCGCATCGCACGCTCGCTCGGCGCACTGACGATCGGCGTTGTCACCCGTCCCTTCACCTTCGAAGGCCGCCGCCGCGCCGGCTCCGCCGAGGCGGGCATCGACGCCCTCCGCGACGAAGTCGACACACTCATCGTCATCCCGAACGACCGCCTGCTGTCCATCAGCGACCGCAACGTCTCCGTCCTTGACGCGTTCCGTTCCGCCGACCAGGTGCTGCTGTCCGGCGTCCAGGGCATCACCGACCTGATCACCACCCCCGGCCTGATCAACCTTGACTTCGCCGACGTCAAGTCGGTCATGCAGGGCGCAGGCTCCGCACTGATGGGCATCGGCTCGGCGCGCGGCGAAGACCGCGCCGTCAAGGCTGCGGAGCTCGCCATCGCCTCCCCGCTGCTGGAAGCATCGATTGACGGAGCCCATGGCGTCCTGCTGTCCATCCAGGGCGGTTCGGACCTTGGCCTCTTCGAGATCAACGAGGCCGCCCGCCTGGTCCAGGAAGTCGCCCACCCCGAGGCCAACATCATCTTCGGTGCCGTCATCGACGACGCCCTCGGCGACGAGGCCCGTGTCACCGTCATCGCGGCCGGCTTCGACGACGTCAAGGCCACCTCGCCGTCCATGGACCAGTCGCTTCCGCAGTCGGCCCCGCAGCGTCCGGCGGCGCCGGCAGCTGCCCCCGCGCCGGTCCAGGCCCCGTCCTCGGCCCACGTCCAGCCGCTGCACGCCACGGTCGGCGCCTCGGGTTACGGCGGCTGGGGCCAGCAGCGCCCGTCCGCAGTTCCGGCCGACTCCGGCTTCGACGTCGACCTGCCGTCCGTCGTGGAGCCGGACCTGTCCGGCCGTCACTCCGATGACCTGGACGTCCCTGACTTCCTCAAGTAG
- a CDS encoding cell division protein FtsQ/DivIB: protein MPSTRRPGYKAGAGRPPSARGDSASADVISASKDSAATGPDVRTPPAPDNVLSFPEPKAKRRKRILLGTVGALAVLIAGILAAAVYSPVLALQTVTVEGTKLLTADQIKTALAPLQGKPLPQISDGDVTALLQPLVQVKEVTVQARPPSTLQVKVTERVPVALVRQGEAHQLVDADGVKLSDTADPASIPLPVIDGGNGTLPKDLFHAITGVLGALPADVLARLSSASAKSADAVELKLVDGQTIVWGNAGEKELKAKVLEALLKAPADPKNPVRVYDVSVPRHPVTR, encoded by the coding sequence GTGCCTAGCACCCGCAGGCCCGGCTACAAGGCAGGCGCGGGCCGCCCGCCGTCGGCGCGCGGTGACTCGGCGTCAGCCGACGTCATCTCCGCGTCCAAGGACAGCGCCGCAACCGGCCCCGACGTCCGCACCCCGCCCGCTCCGGACAACGTATTGTCCTTTCCGGAACCCAAGGCCAAACGCCGCAAGCGCATCCTGCTGGGTACCGTCGGCGCCCTGGCGGTACTGATCGCAGGGATTCTCGCCGCCGCTGTCTACTCGCCCGTCCTGGCGCTGCAGACGGTCACCGTGGAGGGCACCAAACTGCTGACCGCGGACCAGATCAAGACGGCCCTCGCGCCGCTGCAGGGCAAGCCGCTGCCGCAGATCAGCGACGGCGACGTCACCGCCCTCCTGCAGCCTCTCGTCCAGGTCAAGGAAGTCACCGTCCAGGCCCGCCCGCCCTCGACGCTGCAGGTCAAGGTGACTGAACGCGTGCCGGTGGCCCTGGTCAGGCAGGGTGAGGCACACCAGCTGGTCGATGCCGACGGGGTGAAGCTCAGCGACACCGCGGACCCGGCCTCGATTCCCCTTCCGGTCATCGACGGCGGAAACGGCACCCTGCCCAAGGACCTGTTCCATGCCATCACCGGGGTCCTGGGGGCGTTGCCCGCCGACGTGCTGGCCCGGCTCTCCAGCGCCTCGGCGAAGTCGGCGGACGCCGTCGAACTCAAACTCGTTGACGGCCAGACCATTGTGTGGGGCAACGCGGGGGAGAAGGAGCTCAAGGCAAAGGTCCTCGAGGCCCTGCTGAAGGCCCCCGCCGACCCGAAAAACCCGGTCCGGGTCTACGACGTCAGCGTGCCCCGGCACCCGGTCACCCGATAG
- the murC gene encoding UDP-N-acetylmuramate--L-alanine ligase — translation MTEPEHHHAPTVARTGESLGRVHFIGIGGVGMSAVARIMVARGLPVSGSDAKDLPVMADLAAAGARICVGYDAANLGDAQSVVAGSAIRADNPELAAARAAGLPVLHRSEALAAAMAEDTAVTVAGTHGKSTTTSMIAVLLQGAGLDPSFAIGANVPALGVNAASGSTPIFVAEADESDGSFLNYRPQIAVVTNVEPDHLDYYGTAEAVYASFDRFTALLPADGVLVACADDAGARALAQRTLERGNTRVVLYGTGGDAQLLLHDGGPGDVSITTPAGRFPLDLHVPGRHNALNAAAAFAVALELGVDPGTAAGALAAFTGASRRFEFKGEGRGVRVYDDYAHHPTEVRAALAAARSVAGGHKLHVLFQPHLFSRTREFAAEFAAALNTADTALVLDIYPAREDPIPGVSSQLIAAHLGAGGRLVGPGEEAVQAVVSAAGPGDIVLTVGAGDVTAYGPLIVAALNDGSFGA, via the coding sequence ATGACGGAGCCAGAACACCACCACGCCCCCACGGTTGCCCGCACCGGGGAGTCCCTCGGACGTGTCCACTTCATCGGCATCGGCGGCGTCGGGATGTCCGCCGTGGCCCGCATCATGGTGGCCCGCGGCCTGCCGGTCAGCGGCTCAGACGCCAAGGACCTCCCGGTCATGGCGGACCTGGCCGCCGCCGGGGCCAGGATCTGTGTCGGCTACGACGCCGCCAACCTCGGTGACGCGCAAAGTGTGGTCGCCGGCTCGGCCATCCGCGCAGACAACCCTGAGCTGGCCGCCGCACGGGCCGCCGGCCTCCCGGTGCTGCACCGCTCCGAGGCACTGGCGGCCGCCATGGCGGAGGACACCGCCGTCACCGTGGCCGGCACCCACGGCAAGTCCACCACGACGTCGATGATCGCCGTCCTCCTGCAGGGCGCGGGACTGGACCCGTCCTTCGCCATCGGTGCGAATGTTCCCGCGCTCGGCGTCAACGCCGCCAGCGGCAGCACCCCGATCTTCGTCGCCGAAGCCGACGAATCCGACGGCTCCTTCCTGAATTACCGTCCGCAGATCGCCGTCGTGACCAACGTCGAACCTGACCACCTCGATTACTACGGCACCGCCGAGGCCGTCTACGCCTCCTTCGACCGCTTCACCGCACTGCTCCCGGCCGACGGTGTGCTGGTCGCATGCGCGGACGACGCCGGAGCCAGGGCACTTGCCCAGCGGACACTCGAGCGCGGCAACACACGCGTCGTGCTTTACGGCACCGGCGGTGACGCCCAGCTCCTGCTGCACGACGGCGGCCCGGGCGACGTCTCGATCACCACCCCGGCCGGCCGCTTCCCCCTCGACCTGCACGTTCCCGGGCGGCACAACGCCCTCAATGCGGCGGCCGCTTTCGCCGTCGCCCTGGAACTCGGTGTGGACCCCGGCACTGCCGCCGGTGCCCTGGCCGCCTTCACAGGTGCGTCCCGGCGCTTCGAATTCAAGGGCGAGGGCCGCGGGGTCCGGGTCTACGACGACTATGCCCACCACCCCACCGAAGTGCGGGCCGCCCTCGCCGCGGCGCGGTCGGTGGCCGGCGGCCACAAGCTGCACGTCCTCTTCCAGCCGCACCTGTTCTCCCGGACCCGGGAGTTCGCCGCGGAGTTCGCCGCAGCGCTCAACACCGCCGACACCGCCCTGGTCCTGGACATCTACCCCGCCCGCGAGGACCCGATTCCAGGGGTCAGCAGCCAGCTGATCGCCGCACACCTTGGCGCCGGCGGCCGGCTCGTCGGCCCGGGCGAAGAGGCCGTGCAGGCGGTGGTGTCCGCCGCGGGGCCGGGGGACATAGTGCTCACGGTCGGCGCCGGCGACGTCACGGCCTACGGGCCGCTGATTGTGGCGGCCCTCAACGACGGTTCTTTCGGTGCCTAG